Proteins from a genomic interval of Candidatus Rubidus massiliensis:
- a CDS encoding Nitroreductase family protein encodes MEAAKWAPSGVNHQPTQVAVLGKETKNKLAKIHVEKHSAGITPNPGYVFCPKEWAEVYIKRRKACGLALYQSLSISSDNKEAKKVNWERNYHFFHAPVGLIIFIEKKYAKGILD; translated from the coding sequence TTGGAAGCTGCAAAATGGGCACCTTCAGGAGTAAATCATCAGCCTACGCAAGTTGCTGTACTTGGAAAAGAAACAAAAAACAAGTTGGCAAAAATTCACGTTGAAAAGCATTCTGCTGGCATCACTCCTAATCCTGGCTATGTTTTTTGTCCTAAAGAATGGGCTGAGGTTTATATTAAACGACGCAAAGCTTGCGGACTTGCCCTCTACCAATCCTTATCTATCTCAAGCGATAACAAAGAGGCTAAGAAAGTAAATTGGGAACGGAATTACCATTTCTTTCATGCGCCTGTTGGATTGATTATCTTTATTGAAAAAAAATATGCCAAAGGGATCTTGGATTGA
- a CDS encoding DNA binding domain, excisionase family: MTAQSFHYPEPMIPSDSEVELARNSSRVLAGLSLKKTKTIDISLETGNHHQSSVTLPLSAFKLLVTILTQMAEGNAVTLIPVHAELTTQEAADLLNVSRPFLIRLLEEKKIPFRKVGTRRRVLFQDLMDYKAKIDAARRKTLDELANEAQELDMGY; the protein is encoded by the coding sequence ATGACTGCTCAATCTTTTCATTACCCTGAGCCGATGATACCAAGCGATAGCGAAGTTGAATTAGCTCGTAATTCCAGCCGTGTGCTGGCAGGCTTAAGTCTCAAAAAGACTAAGACCATTGATATCTCTCTCGAAACTGGCAATCACCATCAAAGTTCCGTAACCTTGCCTCTTTCTGCCTTCAAATTACTCGTAACCATACTAACCCAGATGGCAGAAGGCAATGCAGTTACCTTGATCCCCGTTCATGCGGAATTGACAACCCAAGAGGCTGCTGATCTATTGAACGTATCTCGTCCTTTCCTAATTCGTCTTCTAGAAGAAAAGAAGATTCCCTTCCGTAAGGTAGGGACACGAAGACGAGTGCTCTTTCAAGATCTCATGGATTACAAAGCCAAAATCGATGCAGCACGCCGCAAAACTTTAGATGAATTAGCAAATGAAGCACAAGAACTGGATATGGGATATTGA
- a CDS encoding bifunctional 3-demethylubiquinone-9 3-methyltransferase/ 2-octaprenyl-6-hydroxy phenol methylase codes for MSYSFDASRVIGFGVSGQQTARQMAEAIEKSFKDKCELIYNEVTKKFTILSSREISVETIQEVFSKYKYDGWQPEVENLTDSEGNKIVTLIMIVPNDCRRSKFSDQSISIKPAKLTSIRQKTAYDLVLKMKSFKIIFENKKCLDVGCRSGENALAMQKAGAVVTAIDPDDNEFKSALTMGIPNEQLHKLTLQEYYKPSLKENFDIVTVFLYCIPLIERETFVDALANIVKKNGTVVIGYSLLDGPLYDEDPDLNLPNLMKKYFKHVQRVKCPENLNHYLLICRHKEN; via the coding sequence GGTGTTAGTGGCCAGCAGACTGCGAGGCAAATGGCTGAAGCTATAGAAAAATCTTTTAAAGACAAATGCGAACTGATTTATAACGAAGTTACAAAAAAATTTACTATTTTGAGCAGCAGAGAAATTAGTGTAGAAACTATACAAGAAGTTTTTTCAAAATATAAATATGATGGTTGGCAGCCAGAAGTTGAAAACTTAACTGATAGCGAAGGCAACAAAATAGTAACATTAATTATGATAGTGCCTAACGATTGCAGGAGAAGCAAATTTTCTGATCAATCAATTTCTATTAAGCCAGCAAAGTTAACTTCTATAAGGCAAAAAACGGCATATGACCTTGTTTTAAAAATGAAATCATTTAAAATTATTTTTGAAAATAAAAAATGTTTAGATGTTGGGTGTAGAAGTGGAGAAAATGCGTTAGCAATGCAAAAAGCTGGAGCAGTAGTTACGGCTATCGATCCCGATGACAATGAATTTAAATCGGCTTTAACAATGGGAATTCCCAACGAACAATTGCACAAACTAACTCTGCAAGAATATTACAAGCCTAGTCTAAAAGAAAATTTTGATATTGTGACTGTGTTTCTATATTGTATTCCCCTTATTGAGCGTGAAACTTTTGTGGATGCGCTAGCTAACATTGTTAAAAAGAACGGAACAGTCGTTATAGGGTATTCACTTTTAGATGGCCCTCTTTATGATGAAGATCCCGATCTTAATCTCCCCAATTTGATGAAAAAATATTTTAAACATGTACAACGGGTTAAATGCCCAGAAAATCTTAATCATTACCTGCTTATATGCAGGCATAAGGAAAATTAG